GGTGGCCCTCAGTCATGTCCGGAACCAAAACCCGGCGGCCATCAATTCTGGCAGTCATGAATCCGGCGGTCAGGAACGACGGTCGTCTCCGGCCACGTTCCCGGACGGCGAGCCGTACAGGACTCGCCGTGGACCTGCCTTCGGCCGCCCCCGCCACACCGGCGACAACCCGGCGCGACCCACGCGGCAAGATGGGGACGTCAGCCGTCCCCCTGAGGAGCACGATGAGCGACAGTTCGAGGCGCGGCCAGGAACCAGACCGCGATCGACGTGACCGCGACAGCCGGCGTTCGGCTGAAGGTCGCACCGACCGAGGCGGCGCCCGTGGAGGCAGTGGCCGCGGAGGCGCGTCCGGATCGCGATCGTCCGGCAGCCGGCAGTCGGAGCCACGAGCTCGAGGGGCTGGTGGCTGGCGCGAGCGGTCCAGCGACGGCCGGTCATCCGGCGCCGGTCAGCGCGGCGGGACGGAGCGGACATCGCGCGGACAGGACTCGGGGAGTGGGTTCAAGCCGAGCCGAAGGTCCGGTGATCAACGCGGCGGGGACTCCCGGCGTGGTCGACCGGCTGAGGGCGGTTGGACCTCGCGGCCCCGTCCGGACCGAGATGGTCCCGGTGGTGACCGTGCTCGTACGAGTCGTACGGATCGTGGGGGTGGCGGGGGCTCCGGCTCGGAACGTCGCACCGGGGACCGCCGGGACGACCGCGGCCGTCCCGGAGCCGACCGTGGTGGGCAGAGCCGCGGGTGGCGTTCGGACTCCTCCAGGCGTGAGTCCACCGGCCGTGACGCGGATCGTTCGCGCCGTGACGAGGCGTCCGGAGGGTACGACCGGTCCTCACGCGCTGAGCGCCCGGACCGTGGCGGCCGTCGTTCGGACGCGGCGCAGGGCGGCGGTAGGTACGCCCGGAGCGATGACCGCGGTGGTCGTGACCGTGGGTTCGGGGATCGCGACCGGCCTCGGGGTGGGGCTTCCGACCGCGGTGGTCGTGACCGTGGGTTCGGGGATCGCGACCGGCCTCGGGGTGGGGCTTCCGACCGCGGTGGTCGTGACCGTGGGTTCGGAGATCGCGACCGGCCGCGGAGTGACGCCTCCGGGAGCAGAGGGCGCTCTCAGCAGCAGCGTTCCTCAGGACCGTCCGGCGGCAACCGGTACGAACGGCCGGGCCGACCTGCCGACGCCGGCCGCGGTCGCGACTCCGACCGCCCGGTTCGGGACACCCGTCCGGGTGCGGACGACCGCCGGCGGGGAGGGACCCGTGACCGGGCCCGACCGGTGAACGAGCCCGTAGGGCCGGAGCTTCCCGGGGACGTCACCGGGCTCGAGCTGGACCCGGACGTGCGGTCGCAGCTCGGCACTCTCACCAAGGCCACGGCCGACCGGGTGGCGCGCCACCTCGTGATGGCCGGGCAGCTCGTCGACGAGGACCCGGACGCGGCGCTCGAACACGCGCTGGCCGCGCGCAGCGAAGGTTCCCGCCTGGGCGTGGTGCGCGAGGCGGTGGCGTACACCGCCTACGCCGCCGGGAAGTACGAACAGGCTTTGGCGGAGTTTCGCGCCGCTCGCCGAATGACCGGCTCGCCGGAGTACTTCCCCGCGATGGCCGACAGCGAGCGTGGACTGGGCCGTCCTGAGCGCGCACTGGATCTCATCGCGACGGTCGACCGGTCGGAGCTGGACCCGGTGGCCCGCGTCGAGCTGCTGATCGTCGAGGCCGGGGCGCGACGTGACCTGGGCCAGCCCGCCGCGGCACTGGCGCTGCTCGACGTACCCGCTCTGCACGGCCGGGCGTCGGTCACCGCGGTCACCCGGGTGCGTTACGCCTATGCCGACACCCTCGAGGAGCTCGGCCGGCGTGAGGAGGCCGCACGATGGTTCGCGCGGGTTCTCGAAGTCGACGTCGATGCCCAGACCGACGCCGAGGAGCGGTTGGCCCGGCTCGGCGAGGAGTGAGAGTGGCGGCTCGGCGAGCCTGACCTGGGTGAATCGTCCTGCGCCGGCTTGTTGTCCACAACTGCCGGATCGGCAGCGTTGTACACAGGCGAGGACGCTCACCTGGATGCCGGTGCCGAAGCAGAGGAGATTGGGGCTGCCAACCCGCTACGACGGACCTTCCAGAGAGGGAGGCAGCCCCGATGACCGACTCCGACGCGCAGAAGCCGCGGGCCCCGTGTCCTCCTCACCGCAACGAAGTGACGCTGGTCGGTCGGGTGTCGGCGCCCGCGACGCGGCGCGAGCTGCCCAGTGGCTCGGCCGTGGTCAGCGTCCGGCTCGTGGTGCAGCGAGATCCGAAGACTCTGCCTCCGCGATCGGCCGTCGTGGACACGATCGAGTGCGCTTCCTGGTCGGCCGAGTGCCACGCCGAGATGGAGCAGTGGAGTTCCGGCGACATCGTCGAGGTGGCCGGCGCCCTGCGGCGGCGGTTCCGTCGCGGTGAGGCCGGACCGATCAGCCGTTACGAGGTCGAGGCGGCCAGCGTGCGTCTGCTCGTCGACAAGGAGACGGTCAGTGCTGGTCGAACATCCGCATGACGAATCCGGTGCGCGGCTTCGGCCCGAACGACGTCGACTTGCGCGGCATCCGGCCACCTTCCCGGGCGACAGCCTGCACAGTGGCGACGTCGACCGGGTTGAGGAGCACGGCGACGCCGTGGCCGTTCCGGGCGTGGTCGACGGCAGCTCGCTCACTGTGCGCATAGCCGATGTGCTCCTCGGCCAGGCCGAGGATGCGCCCGAACAACCGATCGTGCAGCACCTCCGTGTCCAGGCGGCCTCGCCCGGCGGTGGTCTCGGCGGGGATGCTCAACAGGTCCCAGCGAAGCCCGTCGGTGACGACGAACGCGTTCCGTCGGCCACGGGCCGCGGCGAGCGCGTCATGCGCCCGGTCACCGTCGCCGTCGAAGGATTCGACGGCGAAGTCGGTGCCCGCCCGTGTCACCAGCTCAGCCAGGGTGATCCCCGCGACCGTCCGATGAATCGCCGTGAGCCGCAACGGGTGAGCGTGCTGGTCGACGAGCAGTGCGAGTCCGCTGTCCCAGGGGCCCGGCCCGGCGCCCGTGGCCCGGATCTGGCGCTGGAGCTTCAGGTAGGACGCGTACCGGTGGTGACCGTCGGCGATCAGTGCCTGGCGCGGAGCCAGGTCGGCGGCGATGGTGCTCAGCGCGCCCGGGTCGGTGATCCGCCACAGCTGGTGATCGACACCGTCCGCGGTGCGGGCATACACCAGCGGCTCGCTTCGAACCGTCGCCTCCACCAGGTCGCTCGCCGGCCCTCCGCCGTCGTACACCAACAGGATCGGTTCCAGATTGGCCTCGCAGGCGCTCATCAGCGCCAGCCGGTCGGCCACAGGTCCGGGCATCACGTCCTCGTGGGGAAGAATCACCCCTTCTTCGGGCTCCCGCAGGGCCACGGCGCCGAACATCCCTCGCAGAACGAACTGCTGACGGCCGTTCCCGCCGGATTCGGGCACGCGTTGTTCGTAGACGTACAACGCGGCCTCGGTGTCGGCCCGCAGGATGCCTTCGGCTCGCCATCGGTTGAGCAGGCCAGCGGCCCGCCGGTAGTGGTCCGGCTGGTCCGGGTCCGACCCGGGCTGCCGACCAGCCTCGCCGCCGCTGCCGATCCGTCCGGCTTCGCCGGCACGCGAGTCAGCGACGCCGGGCGATTCGTCCCCCGTGGTGGACGGGTCGCCTTCGCCGGGGCCCGACCGCTCGTCGGAGGTCCAGTCGGCCGGACCCGCCGGCCGGGGGAGAACCACCCGGACGATGTTGTGC
This Actinopolymorpha cephalotaxi DNA region includes the following protein-coding sequences:
- a CDS encoding single-stranded DNA-binding protein, which codes for MTDSDAQKPRAPCPPHRNEVTLVGRVSAPATRRELPSGSAVVSVRLVVQRDPKTLPPRSAVVDTIECASWSAECHAEMEQWSSGDIVEVAGALRRRFRRGEAGPISRYEVEAASVRLLVDKETVSAGRTSA
- a CDS encoding DUF1015 family protein, with amino-acid sequence MTDPSPTPGTGARPLVLSPFVGVRYDPERVSDLAAVTSPPYDVLDPGSVTALTAEELHNIVRVVLPRPAGPADWTSDERSGPGEGDPSTTGDESPGVADSRAGEAGRIGSGGEAGRQPGSDPDQPDHYRRAAGLLNRWRAEGILRADTEAALYVYEQRVPESGGNGRQQFVLRGMFGAVALREPEEGVILPHEDVMPGPVADRLALMSACEANLEPILLVYDGGGPASDLVEATVRSEPLVYARTADGVDHQLWRITDPGALSTIAADLAPRQALIADGHHRYASYLKLQRQIRATGAGPGPWDSGLALLVDQHAHPLRLTAIHRTVAGITLAELVTRAGTDFAVESFDGDGDRAHDALAAARGRRNAFVVTDGLRWDLLSIPAETTAGRGRLDTEVLHDRLFGRILGLAEEHIGYAHSERAAVDHARNGHGVAVLLNPVDVATVQAVAREGGRMPRKSTSFGPKPRTGFVMRMFDQH
- a CDS encoding tetratricopeptide repeat protein gives rise to the protein MNEPVGPELPGDVTGLELDPDVRSQLGTLTKATADRVARHLVMAGQLVDEDPDAALEHALAARSEGSRLGVVREAVAYTAYAAGKYEQALAEFRAARRMTGSPEYFPAMADSERGLGRPERALDLIATVDRSELDPVARVELLIVEAGARRDLGQPAAALALLDVPALHGRASVTAVTRVRYAYADTLEELGRREEAARWFARVLEVDVDAQTDAEERLARLGEE